The following are encoded in a window of Periplaneta americana isolate PAMFEO1 chromosome 13, P.americana_PAMFEO1_priV1, whole genome shotgun sequence genomic DNA:
- the LOC138712329 gene encoding pre-mRNA-splicing factor RBM22, giving the protein MATSKTTNTYNRQNWEDAEFPILCQTCLGDNPYIRMTKERYGKECKICSRPFTVFRWCPGSRMRFKKTEVCQTCSRLKNVCQTCLLDLEYGLPIQVRDAALRIKDDLPRSDVNKEFYIQNMDKELGKIDATTPAGAVGKSQAASDLLMKLARTSPYYKRNRPHICSFWVKGECKRGEECPYRHEKPTDPDDPLADQNIKDRYYGINDPVAEKLMRRASAMPKLEPPEDKTITTLYVGNLGDKLTEKELRDHFYQYGEIRSITLVARQQCAFIQFTLRSAAEQAAERTFNKLILGGRRLTIKWGRSQARQGTSATRGDGVEAMLEELEPVPGLPGTLPLPPTELQNNFFNLAETDETAAPPVQTNIPPPTMPPPMPPPMLIPPPMPRPPPGIRPPGPPPFFFPPHMRPPMRPPPGIRPPPFTISQPPLFPPGTAPAIPQLPPNPAPLVPPGTLPTPPLKQGAIHYPSQDPSRLGAASGVAKNKAWSGED; this is encoded by the exons ATGGCGACATCTAAAACTACAAATACATATAATAGACAGAACTGGGAGGATGCA GAGTTCCCGATACTTTGCCAGACATGTTTGGGTGACAATCCATATATACGAATG ACAAAGGAGAGATATGGCAAGGAGTGCAAGATCTGTTCAAGACCGTTCACAGTGTTCAGGTGGTGCCCTGGATCACGCATGCGCTTCAAGAAGACGGAAGTGTGTCAGACATGCAGTCGCCTCAAGAATGTGTGCCAGACATGTCTGTTGGACCTGGAGTATGGTCTGCCAATCCAAGTGCGAGATGCAGCACTCCGGATCAAGGACGACCTCCCACGTTCAGATGTCAACAAGGAGTTCTATATACAGAACATGGATAAGGAG CTCGGCAAGATAGATGCCACAACCCCTGCAGGAGCTGTTGGCAAGTCACAAGCTGCAAGTGACTTGCTGATGAAGTTGGCGAGGACCAGTCCTTATTATAAGAGGAATAGGCCGCACATATGCTCTTTCTGGGTGAAGGGGGAGTGTAAGCGAGGGGAGGAGTGCCCCTACCGTCATGAGAAGCCCACAGACCCAGATGATCCCCTTGCAGATCAGAACATCAAAGATAG GTATTATGGCATCAATGATCCTGTGGCAGAGAAGCTCATGCGACGGGCCTCAGCAATGCCAAAGCTTGAACCACCAGAAGACAAAACCATAACGACATTATATGTTGGCAACCTTGGAGACAAGCTGACTGAAAAAGAACTCAG GGATCACTTTTACCAGTATGGTGAGATAAGGTCCATTACTTTAGTTGCACGGCAGCAGTGCGCATTTATCCAATTCACACTTCGTTCAGCTGCGGAACAAGCAGCCGAACGCACATTCAATAAATTGATTCTTGGAGGACGACGTCTCACCATCAAGTGGGGCCGTTCTCAGGCACGACAAGGCACTTCAGCCACCCGAGGAGACGGAGTTGAAGCAATGTTGGAAGAGCTTGAACCTGTCCCTGGACTGCCTGGAACTCTGCCTCTTCCTCCGACAGAACTGCAAAATAACTTCTTCAATCTGGCAGAAACAGACGAGACCGCTGCCCCTCCAGTGCAGACAAACATTCCACCTCCGACAATGCCGCCTCCAATGCCTCCCCCCATGCTGATACCACCCCCTATGCCCCGTCCCCCACCTGGCATTCGTCCACCAGGACCACCCCCGTTCTTCTTCCCACCCCATATGCGTCCACCTATGCGACCTCCTCCTGGCATCAGGCCACCTCCGTTCACTATATCTCAACCCCCTTTATTTCCTCCAGGAACTGCTCCAGCTATCCCTCAACTGCCACCGAACCCAGCGCCACTTGTTCCTCCTGGAACTCTTCCAACACCTCCACTCAAGCAGGGAGCCATTCACTACCCATCACAGGACCCGTCACGGTTGGGTGCTGCTTCAGGTGTCGCCAAGAACAAGGCTTGGTCGGGAGAAGATTAA